One region of Pseudomonas glycinae genomic DNA includes:
- the pap gene encoding polyphosphate:AMP phosphotransferase yields MFESAEIGHAIDKDTYEAAVPALREALLEAQFELQQQKRFPVIILINGIEGAGKGETVKLLNEWMDPRLIEVRTFDQQTDEELARPPAWRYWRMLPAKGRMGIFFGNWYSQMLQGRVHGLFKDPRLDQAIAGAERMEKMFCDEGALIFKFWFHLSKKQMKARLKALADDPLHSWRISPLDWQQSQTYDKFVKYGERVLRRTSRDYAPWHVIEGVDPYYRSLTVGKILLEGLQNALKRPDVHPHEVNAAPLGTSVDQLNLLDSLDLTQRLEKKDYEEQLITEQARLSGLMRDKRMRRHALVAVFEGNDAAGKGGSIRRVAAALDPRQYNIVPIAAPTEEERAQPYLWRFWRHIPARGKFTVFDRSWYGRVLVERVEGFCSTADWMRAYGEINDFEEQLADAGVIVVKFWLAIDKDTQMERFQEREEIPFKRFKITEDDWRNRDKWDAYRAAVGDMVDRTSTEIAPWTLVEANDKRWARVKVLRTINRALEEAFEKSDKRAKKHKD; encoded by the coding sequence ATGTTCGAATCCGCTGAAATCGGTCACGCCATCGACAAAGACACCTACGAAGCCGCCGTGCCCGCCCTGCGTGAAGCCTTGCTTGAAGCCCAGTTCGAGTTGCAGCAGCAAAAGCGTTTCCCGGTGATCATTTTGATCAACGGCATCGAAGGCGCCGGCAAGGGCGAGACGGTGAAGTTGCTCAACGAGTGGATGGACCCGCGCCTGATCGAAGTACGCACCTTCGACCAGCAGACCGATGAAGAGCTGGCGCGACCACCGGCCTGGCGTTACTGGCGGATGCTGCCGGCCAAGGGGCGGATGGGGATTTTCTTCGGCAACTGGTACAGCCAGATGCTGCAGGGCCGGGTGCACGGCTTGTTCAAGGACCCGCGTCTGGATCAGGCGATTGCCGGCGCCGAGCGCATGGAAAAGATGTTCTGTGATGAAGGTGCGCTGATCTTCAAGTTCTGGTTCCACCTGTCCAAGAAGCAGATGAAGGCGCGGCTCAAGGCGCTGGCCGACGATCCGCTGCACAGCTGGCGCATCAGTCCACTGGACTGGCAGCAATCGCAGACCTACGACAAGTTCGTCAAATACGGCGAGCGCGTGTTGCGCCGCACCAGTCGCGATTACGCGCCGTGGCATGTCATCGAGGGTGTCGACCCGTATTACCGCAGCCTGACAGTCGGCAAGATCCTGCTCGAAGGTCTGCAAAATGCGCTGAAGCGTCCCGATGTGCATCCCCATGAGGTCAACGCTGCACCGCTGGGGACTTCCGTCGACCAGTTGAACCTGCTCGACAGCCTCGACCTGACCCAGCGTCTTGAGAAGAAAGACTACGAAGAACAACTGATCACCGAACAGGCGCGGCTGTCGGGTTTGATGCGTGACAAACGCATGCGTCGGCATGCACTGGTGGCGGTGTTCGAAGGTAACGATGCGGCGGGCAAGGGCGGTTCGATTCGTCGGGTGGCGGCGGCACTCGATCCGCGTCAGTACAACATCGTGCCGATTGCCGCGCCGACCGAAGAAGAGCGGGCGCAGCCTTATCTGTGGCGGTTCTGGCGGCACATTCCGGCGCGGGGCAAGTTCACCGTGTTTGATCGTTCCTGGTACGGACGGGTGCTGGTGGAGCGGGTCGAGGGCTTTTGCAGCACGGCGGACTGGATGCGCGCCTACGGCGAAATCAACGATTTCGAAGAGCAACTGGCTGACGCCGGAGTGATCGTGGTCAAGTTCTGGCTGGCGATCGACAAGGACACGCAGATGGAGCGTTTTCAGGAGCGTGAAGAAATCCCGTTCAAGCGCTTCAAGATCACTGAAGACGACTGGCGCAACCGTGACAAGTGGGACGCTTATCGCGCCGCCGTGGGCGACATGGTCGATCGCACCAGCACCGAAATTGCCCCGTGGACGCTGGTCGAGGCCAATGACAAGCGCTGGGCCCGGGTCAAGGT